Proteins from one Mycobacterium sp. EPa45 genomic window:
- a CDS encoding aromatic ring-hydroxylating dioxygenase subunit alpha gives MAFFKKPDVGSWTENWPELGTAPVNYEDSIDPEHWKLEQQAIFRKTWLQMGRVELIPKKGSYITRELPSVGPGTSIVIVNDGEQVRAFYNLCRHRGNKLVWNDYPGEEVAGSCRQFVCKYHAWRYDLQGNLTFIQQEQEFFDIDKADYPLKPVRCEVWEGFIFVNFDDNAVSLEEYLGEFGQGLKGYPFHEMTEHYSYRATVNSNWKLFIDAFVEFYHAPILHMKQAEKEEAEKLAKFGFEALHYDIKGDHSMISSWGGMSPPKDLKMVKPIERILHSGLFGPWDRPDIKGILPDELPPAINPGRHSTWGQDSFEFFPNFTLLFWAPGWYLTYNYWPTGVDSHIFEADLYFVPPKNLRERLSQELAAVTFKEYAFQDANTLEATQTQIGTRAVLDFPLCDQEILLRHLHHTAHKYVDRYKESLATGNGNGSAAALSSKAEEKDPANA, from the coding sequence CAAGAAGCCGGATGTCGGCAGCTGGACCGAGAACTGGCCGGAACTCGGCACCGCTCCGGTCAACTACGAGGACTCGATTGATCCCGAGCACTGGAAGCTGGAGCAGCAGGCCATCTTCCGCAAGACTTGGCTGCAGATGGGCCGCGTGGAGCTGATCCCGAAGAAGGGCAGCTACATCACCCGCGAGTTGCCGTCCGTCGGACCGGGCACGTCGATCGTCATCGTCAACGACGGTGAGCAGGTCCGGGCCTTCTACAACCTGTGCCGCCATCGCGGAAACAAGCTGGTGTGGAACGACTACCCCGGCGAAGAGGTTGCGGGCAGCTGCCGTCAGTTCGTCTGCAAGTATCACGCGTGGCGCTACGACCTGCAGGGCAACCTGACCTTCATCCAGCAGGAGCAGGAGTTCTTCGACATCGACAAGGCCGACTACCCGCTCAAGCCGGTTCGCTGCGAGGTGTGGGAGGGCTTCATCTTCGTCAACTTCGACGACAACGCCGTCTCGCTCGAGGAGTACCTCGGCGAGTTCGGTCAGGGCCTTAAGGGTTATCCGTTCCATGAGATGACCGAGCACTACAGCTACCGCGCCACGGTCAACTCGAACTGGAAGCTGTTCATCGACGCGTTCGTCGAGTTCTACCACGCGCCGATCCTGCACATGAAGCAGGCGGAGAAGGAGGAGGCCGAGAAGCTCGCCAAGTTCGGCTTCGAGGCGCTGCACTACGACATCAAGGGCGACCACTCGATGATCTCGTCCTGGGGTGGCATGAGTCCGCCCAAGGACCTGAAGATGGTCAAGCCGATCGAGCGGATCCTGCACAGCGGCCTGTTCGGGCCGTGGGACCGCCCCGACATCAAGGGCATCTTGCCCGACGAGCTGCCACCGGCGATCAACCCCGGCCGGCACTCGACGTGGGGCCAGGACTCGTTCGAGTTCTTCCCGAACTTCACACTGCTGTTCTGGGCACCGGGCTGGTACCTGACCTACAACTACTGGCCCACCGGCGTGGACTCTCACATCTTCGAGGCCGACCTGTACTTCGTGCCGCCGAAGAACCTGCGCGAGCGTCTTTCCCAGGAGCTGGCCGCGGTGACGTTCAAGGAGTACGCGTTCCAGGACGCGAACACGTTGGAAGCCACGCAGACGCAGATCGGCACCCGCGCCGTACTCGACTTCCCGCTGTGCGACCAGGAGATCCTGTTGCGCCACCTGCACCACACCGCCCACAAGTACGTCGACCGGTACAAAGAATCATTGGCCACCGGGAACGGGAACGGCTCAGCTGCCGCATTGAGCTCGAAGGCTGAAGAGAAGGATCCAGCAAATGCCTAA
- a CDS encoding amidohydrolase family protein translates to MLTLKAAGYVDVDAGEIVRPGIVKVDGDRIVSVGGTPEGEIVDLGDAILLPGLMDMEVNLLMGGRGENPGLSQVQDDPPTRVLRAVGNARRTLRAGFTTVRNLGLFVKTGGYLLDVALGKAIDAGLIDGPRIVPAGHAITPTGGHLDPTMFAAFMPGVLELTVEEGIANGVDEIRKAVRYQIKHGAQLIKVCCSGGVMSLTGEAGAQHYSDEELRVIVDEAHRRGLRVAAHTHGAEAVKHAVACGIDCIEHGFLMDDEAIQMLVDNDRFLVTTRRLAQAMDVSHAPKVLQDKAAEMFPKAETSIKAAYEAGVKIAVGTDAPAIPHGKNADELVTLVEWGMPPAAVLRAATVVGADLINVTDRGRIAEGLLADIIAVPGDPLSDITVTQNVSFVMKGGKVYVNKTD, encoded by the coding sequence GTGCTGACCCTGAAGGCTGCCGGGTACGTCGACGTCGACGCGGGCGAGATCGTCCGCCCCGGCATCGTGAAGGTCGACGGTGACCGGATCGTTTCTGTCGGAGGCACCCCCGAGGGCGAGATTGTCGACCTCGGGGATGCCATCCTCCTGCCGGGCCTGATGGACATGGAGGTCAACCTCCTCATGGGTGGCCGGGGCGAAAACCCCGGCCTTTCCCAGGTTCAGGACGACCCGCCGACCCGGGTGCTGCGTGCGGTCGGCAACGCCCGACGCACACTTCGGGCCGGGTTCACGACGGTGCGCAACCTCGGCCTGTTCGTCAAGACCGGCGGCTACCTGCTCGACGTCGCACTGGGCAAGGCGATTGACGCGGGCTTGATCGACGGCCCGCGCATCGTTCCGGCCGGGCATGCCATCACCCCCACCGGTGGCCATCTGGATCCGACGATGTTCGCGGCGTTCATGCCCGGCGTGCTCGAGCTGACCGTCGAAGAGGGCATCGCCAACGGGGTCGACGAGATCCGCAAGGCGGTGCGCTATCAGATCAAGCACGGCGCCCAGCTGATCAAGGTGTGCTGCTCGGGCGGCGTCATGTCGCTGACCGGAGAAGCGGGCGCACAACACTATTCGGACGAAGAGCTGCGCGTCATCGTCGACGAGGCGCACCGGCGCGGGCTGCGGGTCGCCGCGCACACCCATGGAGCCGAGGCCGTCAAGCATGCGGTGGCGTGCGGCATCGACTGCATCGAGCACGGCTTCCTGATGGACGACGAAGCGATCCAGATGCTGGTCGACAACGACCGGTTCTTGGTGACCACCCGCCGGCTGGCGCAGGCGATGGATGTCTCGCATGCACCGAAGGTGTTGCAGGACAAGGCGGCCGAGATGTTCCCGAAGGCGGAGACGTCGATCAAAGCCGCCTACGAGGCCGGCGTCAAGATCGCCGTCGGCACCGACGCCCCCGCCATCCCGCACGGCAAGAACGCCGACGAGCTGGTGACCCTGGTCGAATGGGGTATGCCGCCGGCCGCCGTACTGCGGGCGGCCACCGTCGTCGGCGCCGACCTGATCAACGTCACCGACCGGGGCCGGATTGCCGAGGGTCTGCTCGCCGATATCATCGCCGTGCCCGGTGATCCGTTGTCCGACATCACCGTTACCCAGAACGTCAGCTTCGTCATGAAAGGCGGGAAAGTCTATGTCAACAAAACGGACTGA
- a CDS encoding nuclear transport factor 2 family protein gives MSTKRTDDIVEIQQLLARYAVTITQLDVENLVKVFTEDGTYSAFGETYSLGRFPELVDAAPKGLFMTGESLVEFDDNDPDKATGTQPLCFIEHSAHDMRIGYYRDTYLRTETGWRLNTRAMTFIRRTGVHDSGRPHAIGRPAGG, from the coding sequence ATGTCAACAAAACGGACTGACGACATCGTCGAGATCCAGCAGCTGCTCGCCCGCTACGCGGTGACCATCACCCAATTGGATGTCGAGAACCTGGTGAAGGTCTTCACCGAGGACGGAACCTACAGCGCATTCGGCGAAACCTATTCGCTGGGGCGGTTTCCCGAGCTCGTCGACGCCGCACCCAAGGGTTTGTTCATGACCGGGGAGTCGCTGGTCGAGTTCGACGACAATGACCCGGACAAGGCCACCGGCACGCAGCCGCTGTGCTTCATCGAGCATTCCGCGCACGACATGCGTATCGGTTACTACCGCGACACGTATCTGCGCACCGAGACGGGCTGGCGTCTGAACACCCGCGCGATGACGTTCATCCGGCGAACCGGTGTGCACGATTCGGGCCGTCCACACGCGATCGGCCGGCCGGCGGGCGGATGA
- a CDS encoding acyl-CoA dehydrogenase family protein — translation MTTVAESGTTADEFRAGLRAWLDENDLSPGPDHSLDAHIEQMSRVRRALYDAGWMRYGWPEEVGGLGGSVIMRMIVAEEVLGRNIAEPGPYSMMEVLVPTMISYARPELAAEMVPRYLRGEEHWCQGFSEPGSGSDLASLSTRATQRGDEWVINGQKVWTSFAQFSKRCVLLTRTGSPETPKHEGITAFFIDMDSPGITVRPLHTMHGVDEFCEVYFDDVVVPAERMLGNPGDGWRLANDLLPFERSTCFWQRISYLFTRLDRLIADETDAGDDELGAAFLALHTVRCRSAGTQHRFAEGAKLGPETSIDKVLLASAEQRLYDTARDVLPGVLELTDTPWRSEFLYSRSATIYGGTAEIQRNIIARRLLDLGRE, via the coding sequence ATGACCACGGTAGCCGAATCCGGCACGACAGCAGACGAATTCCGCGCCGGTCTGCGCGCCTGGCTCGACGAGAACGACCTGAGCCCGGGTCCGGACCATTCGCTGGACGCGCACATCGAGCAGATGAGCCGGGTACGCCGGGCGCTCTACGACGCCGGATGGATGCGGTACGGCTGGCCCGAAGAGGTGGGCGGCCTGGGCGGCTCGGTGATCATGCGGATGATCGTCGCCGAGGAGGTGCTCGGCCGCAACATCGCCGAACCGGGCCCGTACTCGATGATGGAAGTCCTTGTCCCGACGATGATTTCGTACGCCCGTCCGGAACTGGCCGCCGAGATGGTGCCGCGTTACCTGCGCGGCGAAGAGCACTGGTGCCAGGGCTTCTCCGAGCCCGGCTCCGGCAGTGACCTGGCGTCGCTGAGCACTAGAGCCACCCAGCGCGGCGACGAGTGGGTGATCAACGGCCAGAAGGTGTGGACCAGCTTCGCCCAGTTCTCCAAGCGCTGCGTGCTGCTGACCCGCACCGGTTCGCCGGAAACACCCAAGCATGAAGGCATCACCGCGTTCTTCATCGATATGGACTCCCCCGGCATCACGGTGCGCCCACTGCACACCATGCACGGCGTCGATGAATTCTGTGAGGTGTACTTCGACGACGTGGTGGTACCGGCCGAGCGCATGCTCGGCAACCCCGGCGATGGTTGGCGGCTGGCCAACGACCTGTTGCCGTTCGAGCGTTCGACGTGTTTCTGGCAGCGGATCTCCTATCTCTTCACCCGGCTCGACCGGCTGATCGCCGATGAGACCGACGCCGGCGACGATGAACTCGGGGCGGCCTTCCTAGCCCTGCACACCGTGCGCTGCCGGTCAGCGGGCACACAGCATCGCTTCGCCGAAGGCGCCAAGCTTGGCCCGGAGACGTCGATCGACAAGGTGCTGCTGGCCAGCGCCGAACAGCGCCTCTACGACACCGCACGCGATGTGCTGCCAGGCGTCCTCGAACTGACCGACACGCCTTGGCGTTCGGAGTTCCTGTACTCGCGCTCGGCCACGATCTACGGCGGCACCGCGGAGATCCAGCGCAACATCATCGCTCGCCGGCTCCTCGACCTCGGGAGGGAGTGA
- a CDS encoding acyl-CoA dehydrogenase family protein: MLADTLEKSMSAAAAAGSANVEEVLRELGWLEMLDEIPDEATALVFRLLGETGTHAGVINDVVLAAAGSTPGGTIALPYTGGRWVTWERTDGVQSAMDPELPVHTTDAGTEVPLAKGRLALGWWLVGSARAMLTLARQHAVDRVQFGRPIGSFQAVRHRLAETLVAVEGAEATLLMATDDGSQLACSLGKAAAGQAALTAAKHCQQVLGGIGFTDEHDLHRHVKRVFVLDGLLGSSRDLTREAGAAIRSLGHAPRLGNL, translated from the coding sequence ATGCTGGCCGACACGCTCGAGAAGTCGATGAGCGCCGCGGCGGCAGCCGGGTCTGCGAACGTCGAGGAAGTCCTGCGCGAGCTTGGCTGGCTGGAGATGCTCGACGAGATCCCAGACGAAGCAACAGCTTTGGTCTTCCGACTGCTGGGCGAGACGGGCACGCACGCCGGCGTGATCAATGATGTGGTGCTCGCGGCGGCCGGGAGCACCCCCGGCGGCACGATCGCGCTGCCGTACACCGGCGGCCGCTGGGTGACCTGGGAGCGCACCGACGGTGTGCAGTCGGCGATGGATCCCGAGCTGCCCGTCCACACCACCGACGCCGGAACCGAGGTGCCCTTGGCCAAGGGGCGCCTCGCGCTGGGCTGGTGGCTGGTGGGCTCGGCACGGGCGATGCTGACCCTGGCCCGCCAGCACGCCGTCGACCGGGTTCAGTTCGGCCGGCCGATCGGGTCGTTCCAGGCGGTACGCCACCGCCTGGCCGAGACCCTGGTCGCGGTGGAGGGCGCCGAGGCCACTCTGCTGATGGCCACCGATGACGGAAGCCAGCTGGCCTGTTCGCTGGGCAAGGCCGCCGCCGGCCAGGCCGCGCTGACCGCAGCCAAGCACTGCCAGCAGGTTCTCGGCGGCATCGGTTTCACCGACGAGCACGACCTGCACCGGCACGTGAAGCGGGTGTTCGTGCTGGACGGACTGCTCGGTTCGTCGCGCGATCTGACCCGCGAAGCCGGGGCTGCCATCCGGTCGCTGGGGCATGCGCCCCGGCTGGGAAACCTGTGA
- a CDS encoding TetR/AcrR family transcriptional regulator: protein MNSPSEEPAWKQRAVERSIRTAKVRAGQRVQRFLDAAQAIITEKGSTDFTVQEVVDRSRQSLRSFYLQFDGKHELLLALFEDALSRAADQIRAATSAQDDPLDRLKVAVTLLFELSRPDPTARRPLFTDFAPQLLISHPTEVKVAHAPLVALFAELMIEAAAAGELREDANPRRIAAMTMQTIMFIAQSSSVEDEENVHVPISGDEVWTFCSQGFARK, encoded by the coding sequence GTGAACAGCCCGAGCGAAGAGCCTGCCTGGAAGCAGCGCGCTGTGGAGCGGTCCATCCGGACCGCCAAGGTGCGCGCCGGACAGCGCGTGCAGCGATTCCTCGATGCCGCACAGGCCATCATCACCGAGAAGGGCAGCACCGACTTCACCGTGCAGGAAGTCGTCGACCGGTCCCGCCAGTCGCTGCGCAGCTTCTATCTGCAGTTCGACGGCAAGCATGAGCTGCTCCTCGCCTTGTTCGAGGACGCCCTGAGCCGGGCCGCCGATCAGATCCGCGCGGCGACGTCGGCCCAGGACGATCCGCTCGACCGCCTCAAGGTGGCCGTCACCCTGCTGTTCGAACTCTCCCGGCCGGACCCGACCGCCCGGCGGCCTCTGTTCACCGACTTCGCCCCCCAGCTGCTGATCTCGCATCCCACCGAGGTCAAGGTGGCTCACGCACCGCTGGTGGCGCTGTTCGCCGAACTGATGATCGAGGCTGCGGCGGCCGGTGAACTGCGCGAAGACGCCAATCCCCGCCGCATTGCGGCGATGACGATGCAGACCATCATGTTCATCGCCCAGTCCAGCTCGGTGGAGGACGAGGAGAACGTCCACGTGCCGATCAGCGGCGACGAGGTGTGGACCTTCTGCTCGCAGGGCTTCGCCCGCAAGTAA
- the meaB gene encoding methylmalonyl Co-A mutase-associated GTPase MeaB encodes MDVAELITAARSGNTRAVGRLLSLVESDRRDEVLAEVGPAVVPVVGITGPPGAGKSTTIAVLAAAYRERAQRVAVLAVDPSSPYSGGALLGDRIRMAQHINDPDVLIRSVATRGHLGGLAAAVPAAIRLLGALGYDVVLLESVGVGQSEIEIAAVADPTIVILNPGAGDAVQAAKAGLLEVADLVVVNKADREGAAQTVRDLKFETHVPVLTLIAARAEGVGELIEAIEAHRRADTPQRRAARARAQVLSLAQSRLHKHPDLDALAQAVADGSRDPYSAAEALIAQRVSPGEP; translated from the coding sequence ATGGACGTCGCCGAGCTGATCACTGCGGCCCGCAGCGGGAACACTCGCGCGGTCGGGCGGCTGTTGAGCCTGGTCGAGAGTGATCGCCGCGACGAGGTGCTCGCCGAGGTGGGGCCGGCCGTGGTGCCGGTGGTCGGCATCACGGGGCCGCCGGGAGCCGGGAAGTCGACGACGATCGCGGTGCTGGCCGCGGCGTATCGCGAACGCGCACAACGGGTCGCCGTGCTGGCGGTGGACCCGTCATCGCCGTACAGCGGCGGCGCGCTGCTCGGTGACCGGATCAGAATGGCGCAGCACATCAACGATCCCGACGTTTTGATCCGCTCGGTGGCCACCCGCGGTCATCTCGGTGGCCTGGCCGCCGCGGTACCCGCTGCCATCCGGCTGCTCGGTGCGCTGGGTTATGACGTCGTGCTGCTGGAGAGCGTCGGTGTCGGGCAGTCGGAGATCGAGATCGCTGCGGTCGCCGATCCGACGATCGTGATCCTCAATCCCGGTGCCGGGGACGCGGTCCAGGCCGCCAAGGCCGGACTGCTCGAGGTCGCCGATCTCGTGGTGGTGAACAAGGCCGACCGGGAGGGTGCCGCCCAGACGGTGCGCGACCTCAAGTTCGAGACGCACGTTCCGGTGCTGACGCTGATCGCCGCCCGCGCCGAAGGGGTGGGGGAGCTCATCGAGGCGATCGAGGCGCACCGGCGGGCCGATACCCCGCAGCGGCGCGCCGCGCGGGCTCGCGCGCAGGTGTTGTCACTGGCGCAGAGCCGACTACACAAGCATCCCGATCTCGACGCATTGGCACAGGCCGTCGCCGACGGCAGCCGAGATCCCTATAGTGCGGCCGAAGCGCTTATCGCCCAACGGGTTTCGCCGGGTGAACCCTGA
- a CDS encoding thiolase family protein, giving the protein MPEAVIVSALRTPIGTANKGTLRDTDAYQLADHVVGATAETLDSHVDRADIDDVILGEGLYGGGVVARHAAITAGLTSAPGLATNRHCAAGQAAVQCAAASIRAGMDRLVIAGGVNSASTSPRFTRRAGEEFVGWFPPTHPDRPDAPNMDMAITVGWNAAVTAGVTREEMDAWALRSHRNAIAAIDDGRFKEEIIPIDTPHGLFDTDEHPRRDTSMERLANLKPLHPEIEGFSITAGNACGANDAAAALAIASGELGLPALGTIRSWASVGVDPAETGLAPVSAIKKALGRAGLSLADVDLFEINEAFAAMCVATIKLLDIDPERVNVSGSGCSLGHPVAATGARMLVTLTHELRRRGGGVAVAAMCAGGGMGSATVITVAGGSATSAGVSGS; this is encoded by the coding sequence GTGCCCGAAGCTGTGATCGTGTCCGCATTGCGCACCCCCATCGGCACGGCCAACAAGGGGACGCTGCGCGATACCGACGCCTACCAGCTGGCCGACCACGTCGTCGGCGCGACGGCGGAGACACTCGATTCGCACGTCGACCGCGCCGACATCGACGACGTCATCCTCGGCGAGGGGCTCTATGGTGGCGGCGTCGTCGCCCGGCATGCCGCGATCACGGCGGGCTTGACCTCGGCGCCGGGCCTGGCCACGAACCGGCACTGTGCCGCGGGGCAGGCCGCCGTGCAGTGCGCCGCGGCGAGCATTCGTGCCGGTATGGACCGCCTCGTGATCGCCGGCGGCGTGAATTCGGCGTCGACGTCACCGCGCTTCACGCGTCGCGCCGGGGAAGAGTTCGTCGGCTGGTTCCCGCCGACCCATCCCGACCGCCCCGATGCGCCGAACATGGACATGGCCATCACTGTCGGTTGGAATGCCGCGGTGACGGCCGGGGTGACCCGCGAAGAGATGGACGCCTGGGCGTTGCGTTCACACCGCAATGCGATCGCGGCGATCGATGACGGCCGGTTCAAAGAAGAGATCATCCCGATCGACACGCCACACGGACTGTTCGACACCGACGAGCACCCGCGGCGCGACACCAGCATGGAGCGGCTGGCGAACCTCAAGCCACTGCATCCGGAGATCGAGGGCTTCTCGATCACGGCGGGCAATGCCTGCGGCGCCAACGACGCCGCGGCCGCGCTCGCAATCGCCAGTGGCGAACTCGGCCTGCCCGCGCTCGGCACCATCCGGTCCTGGGCCTCGGTGGGTGTCGACCCGGCCGAGACCGGCCTGGCTCCGGTGTCTGCGATCAAGAAAGCGCTTGGGCGTGCCGGTCTTTCGCTCGCCGATGTGGACCTGTTCGAGATCAACGAGGCCTTCGCCGCGATGTGCGTGGCCACCATCAAGCTGCTGGACATCGACCCCGAGCGGGTCAACGTCAGCGGCAGCGGGTGCTCGCTGGGCCATCCGGTGGCTGCCACCGGCGCGCGGATGCTGGTGACGTTGACTCACGAACTGCGCCGCCGCGGCGGCGGTGTCGCGGTCGCGGCAATGTGTGCCGGCGGCGGGATGGGCTCGGCGACGGTGATCACCGTCGCCGGGGGGTCGGCGACATCGGCAGGAGTTTCCGGTTCCTGA
- a CDS encoding SDR family NAD(P)-dependent oxidoreductase: MQISGSSAVVFGGAGGLGEATVRKLHGSGVQVVIADLADDKGKELAAELGIPYVRTDVTSDDDVQAAIAAAEELGPLRISVDTHGGPAGGGRLVGKDGSPMEMEAFTKTITFYLTAVFNVMRHVAAAMARQEPDENGARGVIINTASIAAYEGQIGQLPYSAAKGGVVAMTLVAARDLSPLGIRVMAIAPGTINTPAYGKAADQLEAYWGPQVPFPKRMGRSVEYGQLALSIAENDYLNGETIRLDGALRFPPR, translated from the coding sequence ATGCAGATCAGTGGGAGTTCCGCCGTCGTCTTCGGAGGGGCGGGCGGCCTCGGCGAGGCGACCGTGCGCAAACTGCACGGGTCAGGCGTCCAGGTCGTCATCGCCGACCTGGCCGATGACAAGGGCAAGGAACTGGCCGCCGAGCTCGGTATCCCCTACGTCCGCACCGACGTCACCAGTGACGACGACGTGCAAGCCGCCATCGCCGCGGCCGAAGAGCTCGGGCCGCTGCGCATCTCGGTCGACACCCACGGTGGGCCGGCCGGTGGCGGCCGGCTGGTCGGCAAGGACGGGTCTCCCATGGAGATGGAAGCGTTCACCAAGACCATCACCTTCTACCTGACCGCGGTGTTCAACGTCATGCGTCATGTCGCGGCCGCAATGGCGCGCCAGGAGCCCGATGAGAACGGCGCCCGCGGCGTGATCATCAACACCGCGTCGATCGCCGCGTACGAGGGCCAGATCGGACAGCTGCCCTACTCCGCCGCCAAGGGTGGCGTGGTGGCCATGACTCTGGTTGCCGCACGGGATCTTTCACCGCTGGGCATCCGGGTGATGGCGATCGCGCCGGGCACCATCAACACCCCCGCCTACGGCAAGGCCGCCGACCAGCTGGAGGCCTACTGGGGTCCGCAGGTGCCGTTCCCCAAGCGGATGGGCCGCTCCGTCGAGTACGGCCAGCTGGCGCTGTCGATCGCCGAGAACGACTACCTCAACGGGGAGACCATTCGCCTGGACGGCGCGCTGCGCTTCCCGCCGAGGTAG
- a CDS encoding enoyl-CoA hydratase/isomerase family protein produces MYDMPDEIDVQADGALRIITLNRPDDLNAVNDNLHVGLAKIWEALNEDASARAAVITGAGRAFSAGGDFNYLDELRNDEALRQKTIKHGRDLVIGMVRCRIPVIAAVNGPAVGLGCSLAALSDVVYIAENAFFADPHVSIGLVAADGGPLVWGSQISLLQAKEFALTGVRIKAQRAVELGLANHVVADPVSEAIACAKKIIELPQQAVEATKRLMNLQLEKSVMASLDYANLAEYVSFGTADFNKIVDGLIAKK; encoded by the coding sequence ATGTACGACATGCCAGATGAAATCGACGTCCAGGCTGACGGTGCGCTGCGCATCATCACGCTGAACCGTCCCGACGACCTGAACGCCGTCAACGACAACCTGCACGTCGGGCTCGCGAAGATCTGGGAGGCGCTCAACGAGGACGCGTCCGCACGGGCGGCCGTCATCACCGGTGCGGGCCGGGCCTTCTCGGCAGGCGGTGACTTCAACTACCTCGACGAGCTGCGCAACGATGAAGCGTTGCGGCAGAAGACGATCAAGCACGGCCGCGATCTCGTCATCGGCATGGTCCGCTGCCGCATCCCGGTGATCGCCGCCGTCAACGGCCCGGCCGTCGGACTGGGCTGCAGCCTGGCGGCGCTGTCCGATGTCGTCTACATCGCCGAGAACGCGTTCTTCGCCGACCCGCACGTCTCCATCGGCCTGGTCGCCGCCGATGGTGGCCCGCTGGTGTGGGGATCGCAGATCAGCCTTCTGCAGGCCAAGGAGTTCGCCCTGACCGGTGTGCGCATCAAGGCGCAGCGTGCGGTGGAGCTGGGGCTGGCGAATCACGTTGTCGCCGATCCGGTCTCCGAGGCGATCGCGTGTGCGAAGAAGATCATCGAGCTGCCGCAGCAGGCGGTCGAGGCCACCAAGCGGCTGATGAACCTCCAGCTGGAGAAATCGGTGATGGCCTCCCTGGACTACGCCAACCTCGCCGAGTACGTGTCGTTCGGCACCGCCGACTTCAACAAGATCGTCGACGGGCTGATCGCCAAGAAGTAG